One Natronomonas gomsonensis genomic window, GGCCCGCCAGGCGTCCTCTTGATTACCGGGGCCGAAGCAAATCATCAGCGCGTGCGGCATCGTTCCCGACGCCGTCCGGTCGAGTTGGTCGCCGGCGGCGACGTGAGAGAACCCGTCCAGGCCGGCCAACAGCGCGTTCCGCTCGACGACGGTGGCGATGGAAGGGTGGACGTGGCGGGCGCCGAAGCTCAGAATCGAACTGTCGGGGGCGGCCCGCCGTGCCTCCAGCGCCGCCGTCGCGATGCCGGATGCGTGAGAGAGAAAGCCCAGAAGCGACGTTTCGAGCCGACAGAACTCCAGATACGGCCCTTCGATGCGCATCACGGGACCGCCGTCGAACAGCGTCCCCTCCGGCAAGGCGTCTACGTCCACGTCGTAGCCCGCCAGTAGGTTCGCGGCGTCTTTCACGCCCGCGAACACCTCGAACTCGCCGGTGGCGAACTGATCTGCGGTCACTTCCGCGACGACCTCGGGGTTCCGGCCGGCGTGTTCCAGCGCCTCCTCGGTCCGCAGGAAGTAGGCGTCCGTCGCCCGCCCCTCGACGATGGCGGACTCCGGAACGATGTCGAACATATCGGTGTCTCGTGGGGCACGTCGAAAAAGGTAGTCGTTGTCCGCCGGTTGTCGCTCGGTTCGCCGCCGAATCAGCCCTCCGCTGGCGCGTACACGTCGCCGAGGTCCTCGTCGGTCGGTGCGTGGACGACCGTCACCGACCGGCCGTCCCGTTCGACCCACACCGCGCCGTCGAAGGGGCTGTCGGCGACGGTAAAGCGCCACACGGTCGCCCCCTCACGGGTCTCGACAGTCTCGGCG contains:
- a CDS encoding nicotinate phosphoribosyltransferase, with the protein product MFDIVPESAIVEGRATDAYFLRTEEALEHAGRNPEVVAEVTADQFATGEFEVFAGVKDAANLLAGYDVDVDALPEGTLFDGGPVMRIEGPYLEFCRLETSLLGFLSHASGIATAALEARRAAPDSSILSFGARHVHPSIATVVERNALLAGLDGFSHVAAGDQLDRTASGTMPHALMICFGPGNQEDAWRAFDEAVDEKTPRIALCDTYDDEADEAIRAAEMGFDSVRLDTTGSRRGDFRHIIRETRWELDAEGHEDVEIFVSGGITPETIRELRDVADGFGVGSYISNADPVDFALDIVEIGGEPAAKKGKLSGTKSVYRTPDGGHHVALADEPGPTDGESLLEPLVRDGEVVAEFDLDAAIDRAAADARRVGFRAAE